ACTTCGGCCCCTGCCCCGGCGGATTCGTTCCGCCAGCCGGATTGCCCGGCTGGCCCACTCCGCCCGGCACCGCCAGCTGTGGTTGCGGTTGCGTATCGAAGCGCGGATCGTAATAGAACTCCCAATCGCGATAGTTCGTCTTGTCATTCCACGTCTTGAGCGACGTTTGATCCTTCGTGCCCGCGACGCCAATGATGGGAGCGCCACCGAAGGTCGGGCCGCTGCCTAACGTACCCATGCTGCTCGCCGGGGTTCCGGCAGTGCCGCCAGTGGTTCCACCGCTCCCAGCAACGCTGCTGCCGGGCGCAGTCCCGCCGAATGTCGGTGCGCCCATGCCTCCGCCTGTTTGACCACCACTCGCCTGACCTCCACCCAGGGGGCTCCCGCCCATCGCGTTACCGATGATGGCGCCCGGCAAGCCGCCACCGGCGCCCGCCGAGAGGCCGCCTCCACCTGCGCCTGCGCTTCCGGCCACGCCTATCGGCGCGCCGAACAGGCCTTTGGGGACGCTCTTCTGCTCGCCGTAGTGCAGCACGCGGAACGGCTGCCCGGTCATGGGATCGGTGTAACGCTTGCGCAGGAAGCGCATGTTGTTCGTGCTCTCCAGCTCCTCGATGCGCGTGGGATAGCGCCCCACCTTGCGATAGAAACGCTTCACCGCGCGCGCGTATTCCGTTCCGCGGTGGATGGTCTCTTCTTCGCGGTCGCGGCGGATCTGCGCCGCCTCGCGCGGCGCGATCGCCACCAGCGCGATCATCAGCAGCGCCAGCATGAGCAGGATCACCATCAGGACGTAGCCTGACTCAGGGCTGGGCAGGCGGCGGAATCGGGTCGCGACTCTCATTTCTCGTCGTTATTCATCAATCATCCCTGCGTTAGCGGGATGGTCTGCCGGTTGTTCTGCAGCACGTCTTCGATCTCCACCGAGTTCACGCCGATGTGCAGCACGCGGTAGCGCCGGTTCACCACCTCGCCCTCGGCGGCGATGAAGATGTCCCCGTCCGCGGAGGAGAGGAATATCTTTTTAGGCTCGCCCGGCCGGCTGGCAAAGCCATAGAACTTCAGCGGGATGGGCGGTGGCGGGCACCGCGGATCGCCCGGGCAAACCATCTGGGGCCGGGGTTTCGGCCCCGGCGGCACGATGGGCTGCGGGATCTCCTCGGCCTTGGCTTGGAAGATGTTTCTACCGGTGCCCTTGTACTCCGTCCCTTCGCTGGCCTGCAGCAAGTCGAGCTTGAGCGTGGGATCGAGCGAGTCTGCCTGGGGCAGCTTCGCCTGCGCCGCGCGCGGGATACGTCGCGCCGGCGGCGCCGTCTGGACGCTTTGACCGGAAGACGCCGTAGGCGTCGCTGCCACCGCCGGCCCCTCGTTCAGGAGCACGATCATGCGGATGGCGAGCGCGATGGCGATCACGGCGAGCACGACCGTCGCGACCAGCACCTTCTTGTTTTCCGCGCCGACTTTCATCATCCACCGCTCGCTTCGCTGTTCATCATGCACCACCGGTCCCGCGGGCGCTGCTTTCGCGCAGGTAGGTATCGAGTTTGAGCTGCAGGGTGACGCCGCCCTGACCTTCGGCAAGCTCCACGCTCGCGGGCACGAACAGCGTGCGGTCGCGCTCCAGCGCGTTGATGAACTTGGCGATGTTCACGTAGTTGCCGTTGACGCTCGCGGCGATGTGTAACGTCCGCACGCCCGGCCCGGGGAGATCCCTATCCTCGTCGTACTTCACCTGCCCTAGTCGCACGCCGCTCTGCGAAGCCAGCTTGGCCAGTTCCGCGGTGACGACGGAATATTGCTGCGGCAGGCGGTCGCGATAGAAGGTGTCAATCTGCTGCCGCGCCGTCCCCAGCTTCTGGTCGATATTCTCCAGCGAGCCGCTCTCCGCCTGCTTGCGGTTCTTCTCGGCGAACAGCCGGCTGTATTCCTGCTGCAGATATGCGCGCGATTTTCCCAAGGGCGTCAGCAGGAATATTCCCGCGGCCAGCGCGATCACCGTCAGCACGATGCCGAGCGCGATGAAGCGGCGCCGTACGGCTTCAAAGTCGCGCATCAATCGCCTCCCCGGGCCGCGGCAATCGGCGGCGCGACTTTCGGCGCGTAGACCTGCGGCACATACTGTGCCGAGATCTCGAATTCGACCTGGGCGCCACCATTCGATGTCTGGCGCACGTCTTCAGCGCGCAGTTGCGGATTGCGAAAACTCTGCGACCCTTCCATGCGGCGCAGCAGCTCGACCACGCTCGCGCGCGAGTCGCCGGCTACCCGCATCACGAGCTGCACCTGATCGTTCTTCACCTCGGGGTGGATGGAGAGCACGTGCACCCGTGGCGGCACCACGCGCTCCAACTCTTCGAAGACCTGCGTCCAGGAGAAGGCCTTGCGTGCGATGGTCCCATTCAGGAACCTGGATCTCTCGCGGACGTCGCGATTCTCGGGCCGGTTCATCACTTCTTCCGCGCGCGCGCGCTGCTCGTCGAGCTTGGCGATCTGAGCCTTGATCTTGCGCACCTCGCCCGCCACTTGGCGCGAGCCGACGAGCGCGTGCAGCGCGAGGCCCACCAGCAATGCGGCGAGCAAGAACAGCGCCCCGAGGCCGGCAAGCCAGTTGGTGTAGAAGCGCCGCGCATCGATATACGGACGGCTCGCGAGATTGATCTGGTAGCGCATCAGCCGACCAACGCTCCCACCACGGCGGCAAGCGCGCCGCGCGCGGCAGCATCTGCCGAACCTGGTTCCACGTGGCGCCCGCTCACCAGTTCATGGACGCGGGCTTCGGTATGCGCCTCGAGCGCGGGCGCGATCTGTTGCAGCGGAACGATCCCGGCCACGTACACGCTTTCCACGCGCGCGTGGTATGTGTCTTCAAAAAAAACGGCTGAAGGATAGACCTCGCTGGCCAGTTGTTCGCCCGTGACGGCGGCGCCGGAAGCGTTCTCGAGCACGCGGATGAGGCGGAGCTCGCCCTGGTCCACGATGGCCACCGTGATGGTGGTGGCATCGACCTTCACGATCATCGCCGGGCGCTCGCCTTCGATGTTGCCGAGCATCGCCAGGGCCGAGGGCAGCACGATGCCCGCGTTGTAGCCTTCGTCGGCGAATATCGATTCGTATTCCGCGACCACGGCGGCGGGTGCGACGGCGGCCACCACGTGCTTGCTGCCATTGCCGCTGCGCACGTCAAACGACAGTGCCGCGTGCTCCATGTCGAAGGGCAGTGCCTTGCGCAAGCGGAAGCGGACGAGCGCCGCCGCTTCTTCATGGCGGTCGGGCAGCTTGTCGAACTCGAGCAAGTTCACGCGCACCGCGGCGTCGGGCAGGATGGCGATCACATCGCGGGTGCCGCCGCCCACGGTGGCGAGTGCGTTGCTTACCGCCGCGCGCACCGCATCGCGGTCCATCACGTTGCCGGCGGCGAGCGAGGGTCCCAGCGCTCTCGGCGGCAGCGAACGCACGGAAAACACCTCCACCACGGGCTGCGCTTGGGCAACGCGCGCCGCAACCACGCGGTCGGCGGCGATCTCGCAAGCGATCTTTGGTCCGTACCCCATTGGTCCGTAACCCATTGGTCCCTACCCCAAGTGCTCCATTCCCGATTGCTCCGTTTGCAGCTAGCGCGTGGTCTCGATGAAAGTGACCTTGTTGATCTCGCGCAGGGTCGTGATCCCTGCCCGCACTTTAGCCAGCGCCGACTCACGCAGGAAGCGCATACCTTCCTCGCCCGCCGCGCGCCGTATCTCCGAGGTCGGTTTCTTCTCCAGGATCATCTCGCGCACGCGGTCGCTCAGGTCGAGCAGCTCATGGATCGCCGTCCGCCCGCGATATCCCGTGCCGGCGCACTCGATGCACCCTTCTCCTTCGTAGAACGCCACGTTGTTCCAAGCCGGCGGCTCGAGGCCGCTGGCCTCGAGCTGCTCCGCGGTGTAGTGGATCTGCTGCTTGCAGGAATCGCAGATCACGCGCACCAGCCGTTGCGCCAGGATGCAATTGAGCGCGCTCACGAAGTTATAGGCTTCCACGCCCATGTTGAGGAAGCGTCCGATCACGTCGACCACGTTGTTGGCGTGGACGGTGGTGAACACCAGGTGGCCGGTAAGCGCCGACTGGATGGCGATCTGCGCGGTGTCGGTATCGCGGATCTCGCCTACCATGATCTTGTCGGGATCGTGACGCAGGATGGAGCGCAGTCCGCGGGCAAACGTGAGGCCCTTCTTCTCGTTGACCGGGATCTGGGTGACGCCGCGGATCTGGTACTCGACCGGATCTTCGATGGTGACGATCTTGTCTTCCTCGGTCTTGATCTCGTTGAGTGCGGCGTAGAGCGTGGTCGTCTTGCCCGAGCCGGTGGGCCCGGTCACCAGCACCATGCCGTACGGTTCGGCGATGAAGCGGCGGAAGCGCTTGAGGTCGTCTTCATCGAACCCGACCACGTCGAGGGTGAGGTGCTTGAACTTCTCGCTCATCGACTCTTTGTCGAGCACGCGGAGCACCGCGTTCTCGCCGTGGATGGTCGGCATGATGGAGACGCGGAAATCGATGGAGCGCGCGGGCACGCCGTAGCGCACGCGGAAGCGACCATCCTGCGGCACGCGGCGCTCGGCGATATCGAGTTCACTCATCACCTTCACGCGCGAGATGATGGTGGAGTGGTGCTCTTTCGCGATCGGCGCCATCGCCTGCTGCAGTACGCCGTCGATGCGGTACTTGATGACCACCGAGTCGTCGTTGGTCTCGATGTGGATATCGCTCGCGCGGCGCTGCAGCGCGCTGAAAATGGTGGTATCGACCAGGCGGATGATGGGCGAGTCGGCGTCGGCGGTGAGCCGCTCGATCGAGATGGTCTCGTCGGTGAGCTCGTCTTCTTTGACCACGTCGAGGGTGAAGCCCTCACTGGCCTCCTGCAGCACGCGCTGGGATTGCTCGGTCTTCTTGAGGATGTTGCCGATCTGCGAGAGCGTGGCGACCTTGGTCACGATGCGCTTGCCGAGCAGCAATCCGATCTCGTCGATCATCATCAGCTGGCTGGGATCGGCGATGGCGATCACCAGGCGGCCGTCCGCAGTCTGTTCCAGCGGGATGAAGTTGTAGCGGAACATCAGGTCCACCGGCACCGAGCGGAAGAGCTCGTGGTCCATGTGGTGGTCCTTCATGTCCACGAACTCGGCGCGATAGCGGCGCGCGAGATCGCGAGCACGCTGTTCTTCATTGTCCGGCGAGTCTCCGCCGTTGGCTTTTCCCAGCCCCCGCGGCGGCCGCGGAGGCTTCCCGCCGCTTCCACCGTTCAAAAAGATATTCTTGTCAGCCATTCGACTCCCGTATCAGTGCAGTTGTCCTGCCGCTCCCAGACTGAAGATCGGCATATATAAGGATATAAGGACGAACGCCACCACCACGCCCATGAAGATGAGGATGACCGGCTCGATCAGCGAGAGCGAAGCGGAGAGCGCCGTCTGCACGTCTTCCTCGTAGAACTCCGCCGCCGAGCTGAGCATCTGCGGCAGCGCGCCCGTGGATTCGCCGACTTCCGTCATCTCGACTGCCAGCTCGGGAAACACCTTCGCTTCTTCCATGCTGCGCGAGAGTGCCATGCCTTCGCGCACGCGATGTGCGGCTAACTGGATGCCACCGGAGATCAGCCGGCTGGACATCGAATTCGCCGAGGTCTCCAGCGCGTTGACCAGCGGCAGCCCCCCAGTCAGCAGCGTAGACATCATGCGCGCGAACATGGCCACCTGGTACTTCAGCCAGATGTCGCCCAGCAAGGGAACGCGCAAGCGCATGCGGTCGAGCCACTCGCCGCCGGAGTCGCTGCGCGTCCAGCGCCACAGCAGGAAGGCGCCGATCAGCAGGAAGGGCAACGCGATCAATCCGTAGTGCTGCGCCGCCACACCCATATCCAGCATGAATACAGTGACGGGCGGCAGCTGGGCGTTGAGTCCTTCGTAGAGTTTGTTGAACTGCGGCACCACGTAGGTGATCAGATAGATGAGCATGCAGAACACCAGGAAGAAGAGCAGCGCGGGATAGATCAACGACGCTTTCAGCTTCTTCTTGAAGGCCAGCGAGATGCGCTCGAAGGCGATGTAACGCGTCAGTACTTCTTCCAGGTTGCCGCTGCGCTCGCCCGCCAGCACCGTGGTGGTGTAGATGCGGGGGAAGACGCCCTGCGCCTCGAAGGCCTGCGAGAGCACTTCGCCACCGCGGACGCGGTCGCGCACGTTCTCGAGCCACGCCTTCAATCGCGGATCGCGCTGCCGCTTGGCGAGCAGTTCGAGCGACATCAGGATGGGCAATCCGGCGCGCACCAGGGTGACGAACTGCTGGTTGAAGATGACGAACTGTTCCATCTTCACTCGGCGCTGCTGCCGCAGTCCGCCGCCGGCGAGCACGCCGCGCGGCTTCACCGAGTAGACGAGCAGCCCCTGTTGCACGTAACGCTCACGCGCCTCTTCCAGCGAGCGCGCGTTCTCCACGTGCTGCGCGACCTGCCCGCGATCGTCCGCTACTTTGACGAGGAATTCCGGCATGGCAAACAGTCAGTCTAACACCGTGGTTCCGCCGCTTCGGGCACGCACACACACCCGGCCCTGTCGCCCAATCTCCCTGTCTCCCTATCCATAAGACGCGGAAAGCGCCTCTTCTTGCCCTCTAAATCCGCGGCCGAAGCGGGTTTTTCCGCGGCGACGTCAGGGTGCGACGAAAGTCAGGGAGCGACCTCGGTGGATTCGATGAGCTGCACGCCCGGCGGCGGAGTGAAGCGGAACTTCGCGTCCTCGATCGCCGCGTTCTCGATGATGTTGCGGAAGCGGAATTCGGTGGTCGAGCCGTCCACCTCTTCCACGATGATGCGGACAATATGGTTGCGATCACCAGGCGCGATCTCGAGGACCACGCCGGTCACACGGTCGGCCATCGACTTCGGCTGTCCACGCAGCACGATGTTTCCGGGCGCGAGCGGGGCGACATTGGGGGCGAAGTCGAGGCCCACAAACTCTTTCTGCAACTTCGTTTTGCCGAGGAGATAGCGCAGCGGCGAGCGCAGGTCGTCCAGCTTTTTTACCGGCGCCCGCCGTGCCTGCTGGTCGCCGGGGACGTAGAAGTACGCGGTGGAACCGTCGGTGACGAAGAGTTTCTCCCGCGGCTGCTGATACTCCCAGCGCATCTTCCCCGGCTTTTTCAGCCACAGCTTGCCACTCTCGGCGCGCGTGCTGCCGGCGCCGTGATAGAGCTCACTGAAATCGGCGGAGAAGGCCTGCAGCCGGTTGTAGTGGTCGTCGACCGCCTTGGCTACATCGGACACGGAACGTTCCGCGGCGACGCAGACAGCGCTGAGCAGGAAGGTCGCGAACGTCGCCACACAAAGCTTGCGCACTTAGACCTCGACCACGGGGTACGTACTGATCCTGAGATGCTGCTCTATTGGACGGGGCCTTGGGGGCCAATGGATGGCTGTTGCCCTTCATACAGGCCTTTGGTGATGAACGGGACTTTCTCGGGGTACGCCAGCTGGACGCGGCCATCCTCCAGCTTATACGGGTAGCCAAGCGGGTCGACGGGGACGCCGGGGATGTACCCGGCTGCGTACAGCTCGTTCCAGCTCTGCGGCGCGCGGCCGCGGTCTTTGCGGAAGCGCGCGACGGCCCGCTCGAGCGCGATGACCACTTCGTCGCTTTGTATGGCGGCGAGATGCGCGGCAGCGTTCTTCTTTATCTGCGCCTGCTTCTCGTTCTCGTAGACGATGGTCCACAACCGCCGCGACGTCTCCAGCTCGCCACCGAATTGCAGCATGGTACCCGCAATGGCCCGCAGCTGAGGATTCCCGTTCGGCATCTCGGCGGCGCGTTGCAGCGCGCGGCCGGCAGCGGCGTAATCCTTCTTCTCCAGGTAGTAG
Above is a genomic segment from Acidobacteriota bacterium containing:
- a CDS encoding GspE/PulE family protein, with the translated sequence MADKNIFLNGGSGGKPPRPPRGLGKANGGDSPDNEEQRARDLARRYRAEFVDMKDHHMDHELFRSVPVDLMFRYNFIPLEQTADGRLVIAIADPSQLMMIDEIGLLLGKRIVTKVATLSQIGNILKKTEQSQRVLQEASEGFTLDVVKEDELTDETISIERLTADADSPIIRLVDTTIFSALQRRASDIHIETNDDSVVIKYRIDGVLQQAMAPIAKEHHSTIISRVKVMSELDIAERRVPQDGRFRVRYGVPARSIDFRVSIMPTIHGENAVLRVLDKESMSEKFKHLTLDVVGFDEDDLKRFRRFIAEPYGMVLVTGPTGSGKTTTLYAALNEIKTEEDKIVTIEDPVEYQIRGVTQIPVNEKKGLTFARGLRSILRHDPDKIMVGEIRDTDTAQIAIQSALTGHLVFTTVHANNVVDVIGRFLNMGVEAYNFVSALNCILAQRLVRVICDSCKQQIHYTAEQLEASGLEPPAWNNVAFYEGEGCIECAGTGYRGRTAIHELLDLSDRVREMILEKKPTSEIRRAAGEEGMRFLRESALAKVRAGITTLREINKVTFIETTR
- a CDS encoding PilN domain-containing protein, whose amino-acid sequence is MRYQINLASRPYIDARRFYTNWLAGLGALFLLAALLVGLALHALVGSRQVAGEVRKIKAQIAKLDEQRARAEEVMNRPENRDVRERSRFLNGTIARKAFSWTQVFEELERVVPPRVHVLSIHPEVKNDQVQLVMRVAGDSRASVVELLRRMEGSQSFRNPQLRAEDVRQTSNGGAQVEFEISAQYVPQVYAPKVAPPIAAARGGD
- a CDS encoding type II secretion system F family protein translates to MPEFLVKVADDRGQVAQHVENARSLEEARERYVQQGLLVYSVKPRGVLAGGGLRQQRRVKMEQFVIFNQQFVTLVRAGLPILMSLELLAKRQRDPRLKAWLENVRDRVRGGEVLSQAFEAQGVFPRIYTTTVLAGERSGNLEEVLTRYIAFERISLAFKKKLKASLIYPALLFFLVFCMLIYLITYVVPQFNKLYEGLNAQLPPVTVFMLDMGVAAQHYGLIALPFLLIGAFLLWRWTRSDSGGEWLDRMRLRVPLLGDIWLKYQVAMFARMMSTLLTGGLPLVNALETSANSMSSRLISGGIQLAAHRVREGMALSRSMEEAKVFPELAVEMTEVGESTGALPQMLSSAAEFYEEDVQTALSASLSLIEPVILIFMGVVVAFVLISLYMPIFSLGAAGQLH
- a CDS encoding outer membrane lipoprotein carrier protein LolA, which codes for MRKLCVATFATFLLSAVCVAAERSVSDVAKAVDDHYNRLQAFSADFSELYHGAGSTRAESGKLWLKKPGKMRWEYQQPREKLFVTDGSTAYFYVPGDQQARRAPVKKLDDLRSPLRYLLGKTKLQKEFVGLDFAPNVAPLAPGNIVLRGQPKSMADRVTGVVLEIAPGDRNHIVRIIVEEVDGSTTEFRFRNIIENAAIEDAKFRFTPPPGVQLIESTEVAP